A single Anatilimnocola floriformis DNA region contains:
- a CDS encoding AI-2E family transporter: MARLVSFLVLLLILVLIALLFFRVMASFMLPLFLAALLVVVFHPLYTWMLERCWKQRYVAATLTTIMVMLCVLAPAALVFTLAGAQGASLASQVRGTNVREKLDELRAAYSLDIPRRDHLQQIEATLNSYREFLRRGETPNYKRIHNAYTRLAAIEEWRTAGKGKDLGLIAFPESLQKQLETLQTADADSPEADQALLDAIAEFRIYKRDLLGGGFQAFVKELVNPSDEQIDALMKDYYEPIISRGKETAVLVGKVVLGILVVIATLFFLFAEGSRILDGAIRLSPLEERYVRELVNEFDRVCRAVVAATLLSAVAQGILAGIGFYIAGFYVPGLQQSVALLMLLTMVLAMVPFTGAATVWVPVSLYIWLYAGQFGPAVGLAIYGALIVSTADNFIKPMVLHGQSNLHPLLALLSVIGGIQSLGPIGILVGPMVVVFLQTLLKILQRELITMDKLTAAAAAIGVQLPAFGPRPAEATTSTEITVSPVDPATGIPIEAAPEPKSNGSPPAKPVQRSKPKKKR; this comes from the coding sequence ATGGCACGCCTGGTTTCTTTTTTGGTTCTACTGCTGATCTTGGTGCTCATCGCGCTGTTGTTCTTCCGCGTGATGGCATCGTTCATGCTGCCGTTGTTCCTGGCTGCGCTGCTCGTCGTCGTTTTTCATCCTCTCTACACCTGGATGCTCGAACGCTGTTGGAAGCAGCGTTACGTGGCGGCGACGCTGACCACGATCATGGTCATGCTGTGCGTTCTCGCGCCGGCTGCCCTTGTGTTCACGCTCGCCGGTGCTCAGGGGGCTTCGCTCGCTTCGCAAGTTCGCGGCACCAATGTGCGAGAGAAGCTCGATGAACTGCGGGCCGCATATTCGCTCGATATTCCTCGCCGCGACCACCTGCAACAAATCGAAGCCACTCTCAATTCCTACCGAGAATTCCTGCGACGTGGCGAAACGCCGAACTACAAACGAATCCACAATGCCTACACCCGCCTGGCCGCCATTGAAGAGTGGCGGACGGCTGGGAAGGGTAAGGATCTCGGCTTGATCGCCTTTCCAGAATCGCTGCAAAAGCAACTCGAAACATTGCAAACCGCCGATGCCGATTCCCCCGAAGCCGACCAGGCCCTGCTCGATGCGATTGCTGAGTTCCGCATCTACAAACGCGATCTCCTCGGCGGCGGCTTTCAAGCGTTTGTCAAAGAGCTCGTGAATCCTTCGGATGAGCAAATCGATGCTCTGATGAAGGATTATTACGAGCCGATCATTTCGCGCGGCAAAGAAACCGCGGTCCTGGTCGGCAAAGTCGTGCTGGGCATTCTCGTTGTGATCGCCACGCTCTTTTTCTTATTCGCCGAAGGCTCGCGCATTCTCGATGGTGCTATTCGCCTTTCGCCGCTGGAAGAGCGTTACGTGCGCGAACTCGTCAATGAGTTTGATCGCGTCTGTCGCGCGGTGGTTGCCGCGACGCTTCTCTCTGCCGTCGCGCAGGGAATTCTCGCCGGCATTGGTTTTTACATCGCCGGTTTTTATGTCCCCGGTTTGCAACAATCCGTTGCGCTGCTGATGTTGTTGACGATGGTCCTCGCGATGGTTCCCTTCACGGGCGCGGCCACGGTGTGGGTTCCCGTCAGTTTGTACATCTGGCTCTATGCGGGGCAGTTCGGTCCGGCGGTCGGCCTGGCCATTTACGGCGCGCTGATCGTGTCGACGGCAGACAACTTTATCAAGCCGATGGTGCTGCACGGCCAATCCAATTTGCATCCGCTGCTGGCGCTCCTAAGCGTTATCGGCGGCATTCAATCGCTCGGCCCGATCGGCATTCTCGTCGGGCCGATGGTCGTCGTGTTCCTGCAGACCCTGCTCAAAATTCTGCAACGCGAACTGATCACCATGGACAAGCTCACCGCGGCCGCCGCCGCCATTGGCGTGCAACTGCCGGCATTTGGTCCTAGGCCTGCGGAAGCAACTACTTCAACTGAGATTACCGTCTCGCCTGTCGATCCGGCGACTGGCATTCCGATCGAAGCGGCCCCCGAACCAAAATCGAATGGCTCGCCGCCAGCGAAGCCGGTACAAAGGTCGAAGCCGAAGAAAAAACGTTAA
- the fbp gene encoding class 1 fructose-bisphosphatase, whose translation MLLQTVQQHILEEQRRHHPQASGEFSWLLSGITLATKIIAAQVRRAGISADVLGATDNENVQGEVQQKLDVIANQVLMKFLGNRGNVAIMASEEDDDPVVVERDRKHGKHVVVFDPLDGSSNIDVNVSVGTIFSILKREPDPTGTRDIMSDVLQPGYRQIAAGYVVYGSSTMLVYTAGNGVAGFTLDPSIGAYLLSHEKITMPECGKQYSCNEANYDSFPDEYKEYLSILRSGKTGRTYSSRYIGSLVADFHRMLLKGGVFIYPPTKSHSTGKLRLLYEANPIAMLAEQAGGMATDGRKRILEIQPTTLHQRTPLVVGSREEMALLAKIMQ comes from the coding sequence ATGCTTCTTCAAACCGTTCAGCAGCACATTCTCGAAGAACAACGCCGTCATCATCCGCAGGCCAGCGGTGAGTTTTCCTGGCTGTTGTCGGGCATCACGCTGGCGACGAAGATCATCGCGGCTCAGGTTCGCCGAGCGGGGATCAGCGCCGATGTGCTGGGAGCGACGGACAATGAAAACGTCCAAGGCGAAGTGCAGCAGAAGCTCGACGTTATCGCCAACCAGGTGCTGATGAAGTTTCTCGGCAATCGCGGCAACGTAGCGATCATGGCCTCGGAAGAAGATGACGATCCGGTGGTCGTCGAGCGCGATCGCAAGCACGGCAAGCACGTGGTCGTCTTCGACCCGCTCGATGGCTCGAGCAACATTGACGTCAACGTCAGCGTGGGCACGATTTTTTCGATTCTGAAGCGTGAGCCCGATCCGACCGGTACGCGCGACATCATGAGCGACGTACTGCAACCCGGCTATCGGCAAATCGCGGCGGGATATGTCGTCTACGGCTCGTCGACGATGCTCGTCTACACAGCCGGCAACGGCGTGGCTGGCTTCACGCTCGATCCGTCGATCGGTGCGTACTTGCTCAGCCACGAGAAGATCACGATGCCGGAATGCGGCAAGCAGTACAGCTGCAACGAAGCCAACTACGACAGCTTTCCAGACGAATACAAAGAATATCTCTCGATTCTCCGCTCGGGCAAAACGGGCCGGACCTATTCCTCACGCTACATCGGCTCGCTGGTCGCCGATTTTCATCGCATGCTGCTAAAGGGTGGCGTATTCATCTATCCGCCGACCAAATCGCATTCGACCGGCAAGCTGCGACTGCTGTACGAAGCCAACCCCATCGCGATGCTCGCCGAACAAGCGGGCGGCATGGCCACCGACGGGCGAAAACGAATCCTCGAAATCCAGCCGACGACGCTCCATCAGCGCACACCGCTGGTCGTCGGCAGCCGGGAGGAAATGGCGCTGCTGGCGAAGATCATGCAGTAA
- a CDS encoding CinA family protein: MDTSEINAQARRVAQLLATRQKKVATAESCTGGLVAGALTAVAGISARLCGGVIVYRNETKHALLDISQQLLADPGPVSEIVAQQMAQRVLTKIPEADVSIAITGHLGPNAPADLDGVVWLAVGARKGEESAEVWTKKLHLPPLARIERQQMAVAGALDFLASNLEVSGR; the protein is encoded by the coding sequence ATGGATACTTCCGAGATCAACGCTCAGGCCCGCCGTGTTGCTCAACTCTTGGCGACGCGACAAAAAAAAGTGGCTACGGCAGAAAGTTGCACCGGCGGACTGGTGGCCGGTGCACTTACCGCCGTGGCGGGAATTTCGGCCCGGCTGTGCGGCGGCGTGATTGTTTATCGAAACGAAACGAAGCACGCGCTGCTCGATATTTCCCAGCAACTGCTCGCCGATCCGGGCCCCGTCAGCGAAATTGTCGCTCAACAGATGGCCCAACGCGTGCTGACAAAAATTCCGGAAGCCGATGTCTCGATCGCCATTACTGGGCATCTTGGCCCGAATGCGCCAGCCGACCTCGATGGCGTGGTGTGGCTGGCCGTGGGAGCGCGCAAGGGAGAGGAATCAGCCGAAGTGTGGACCAAAAAGTTGCACCTTCCGCCGCTGGCCCGAATTGAGCGACAGCAAATGGCGGTGGCGGGTGCATTGGACTTTCTGGCAAGCAATTTGGAAGTGAGCGGCAGGTAA
- the rlmN gene encoding 23S rRNA (adenine(2503)-C(2))-methyltransferase RlmN, whose protein sequence is MHNLYDLTPNDLTQLLTEWEFATAHARPLWRHLYRDLATELATIAELPPKLLARLQAEATLGHLTAAKSVQSQDGRTNKFLLNLRDGEQIETVQMEYGEGPQTRTTACLSSQVGCALGCVFCATGQMGFTRNLTSGEIVAQALYVARRCREQGQRLSNLVLMGMGEPLLNYEAVMTALEILHNSAGLAIGAKQITISTVGVIPGIVRLADEGRKYSLAVSLHAGNQPERLAMIPAAHPWPVAELLAACRYYTEKLQQKIFFEWTLIAGKNDSTDQARELAELLQGIPCQVNLIPLNPTVGFDGQAGDTAAIAAFRNILAERQIPSSVRQRRGIEIAAGCGQLAVT, encoded by the coding sequence ATGCATAATCTTTACGACCTCACGCCAAACGACCTGACGCAACTCCTCACCGAGTGGGAATTTGCTACTGCGCACGCGCGGCCGTTGTGGCGGCATTTGTATCGCGATCTGGCAACCGAGCTTGCCACGATCGCCGAGTTGCCGCCGAAGTTGCTCGCGCGATTGCAGGCCGAAGCGACACTGGGGCACCTTACCGCCGCGAAGAGTGTGCAGTCGCAGGATGGCCGCACGAACAAGTTTCTGCTGAATCTGCGCGATGGTGAACAAATTGAAACAGTGCAGATGGAGTACGGCGAAGGTCCGCAAACGCGCACGACGGCCTGCCTGAGTTCGCAGGTCGGCTGCGCGCTGGGTTGCGTGTTCTGTGCGACGGGGCAGATGGGATTTACACGCAATCTAACCAGCGGCGAAATTGTCGCGCAAGCTCTCTATGTAGCTCGTCGTTGTCGCGAGCAGGGGCAGCGGCTGAGCAACCTGGTGCTGATGGGAATGGGCGAACCGCTGCTGAACTACGAGGCGGTGATGACCGCACTCGAGATCCTGCACAACTCAGCCGGTCTCGCCATCGGCGCAAAGCAGATAACAATTAGCACGGTCGGCGTCATTCCCGGCATCGTGCGATTGGCCGATGAAGGACGAAAATATTCGCTGGCTGTTTCGCTGCATGCGGGAAATCAACCTGAGCGATTGGCGATGATTCCAGCAGCGCACCCTTGGCCGGTTGCGGAATTGTTGGCGGCCTGTCGCTACTACACCGAGAAGTTGCAGCAGAAGATATTTTTCGAATGGACGCTCATCGCGGGGAAAAATGATTCCACCGACCAAGCTCGCGAACTAGCCGAACTGCTGCAAGGAATTCCCTGTCAGGTGAATTTGATCCCGCTCAACCCGACCGTCGGTTTCGACGGTCAAGCCGGAGACACCGCGGCGATCGCAGCATTTCGAAACATTCTCGCAGAGCGGCAGATCCCCAGCAGCGTTCGCCAGCGTCGCGGCATCGAGATCGCAGCGGGCTGCGGACAGTTGGCCGTGACTTAG
- a CDS encoding bifunctional folylpolyglutamate synthase/dihydrofolate synthase, whose translation MPAPFAVVDRTSALEFLFSRINYERTTQIPYRTGGLKLERMQALLRLVGDPHRAYPIVHIAGTKGKGSTATMIARILQAAGYKTGLYTSPHLERLEERFVINGQLCTEQEFVQLAADLEAATLKLEEREPLNRCPTFFEITTAMGLLHFARSGAEAVVLEVGLGGRLDSTNICTPRLSVITSISFDHVKQLGNTLAAIAREKAGIIKPGVPVVCGVCEEEPRNAIESVAILQQAPLLQRGIDFDFSVETDAAGRMQVEYREPAESPKTKLGPFPVGMLGEHQATNAATAIAVVRALQPQREFRISEDDIRVGLAEACCTARIEVVRESPTVILDVAHNLASIEALLAALDLRFPPAKQNGGCRILLFASSRDKDPTGMLKLLLPKFDRVIVTKYVNNPRAVEPEELCDLAHSLGAGEKVELAAEPQAAWQRARSLASDNDLICITGSFFLAAELRSQCVS comes from the coding sequence ATGCCCGCCCCGTTCGCCGTTGTCGATCGTACATCGGCCCTCGAATTTCTCTTCAGCCGCATCAATTATGAGCGGACGACGCAGATCCCGTATCGTACCGGCGGGCTGAAGCTCGAACGGATGCAAGCGCTGCTGCGTCTGGTCGGAGATCCGCATCGGGCTTATCCGATCGTGCACATCGCGGGCACCAAGGGTAAGGGTTCGACGGCGACGATGATCGCCCGCATCCTACAAGCGGCTGGATACAAGACGGGCCTCTACACGTCGCCGCATCTCGAGCGACTGGAAGAACGCTTTGTCATCAACGGTCAGCTTTGTACGGAACAAGAGTTCGTGCAACTCGCCGCCGATCTGGAAGCGGCGACACTCAAGCTGGAAGAGCGCGAGCCACTCAATCGTTGTCCGACGTTTTTTGAAATCACCACGGCGATGGGGCTGTTGCACTTTGCCCGCTCGGGGGCGGAAGCGGTCGTGCTAGAGGTTGGGCTCGGCGGCCGACTCGATTCGACGAATATTTGCACGCCGCGGCTGTCGGTGATCACCAGCATCAGCTTCGATCACGTCAAGCAGCTCGGCAACACGCTCGCTGCCATCGCTCGCGAGAAGGCGGGCATCATCAAGCCGGGCGTACCGGTGGTGTGCGGCGTGTGCGAAGAAGAGCCGCGCAACGCAATCGAATCGGTAGCGATCCTGCAACAAGCGCCGCTGCTGCAGCGGGGAATCGATTTTGATTTCAGCGTGGAGACCGATGCGGCGGGAAGGATGCAGGTCGAGTATCGCGAACCTGCAGAATCGCCCAAAACGAAGCTGGGGCCATTTCCGGTCGGCATGCTCGGCGAACACCAGGCCACCAATGCTGCGACGGCCATCGCCGTCGTGCGTGCGCTGCAGCCGCAACGCGAATTCCGAATCAGCGAAGACGACATCCGCGTCGGCCTGGCCGAAGCCTGCTGCACTGCCCGGATCGAAGTCGTGCGCGAGAGTCCGACGGTCATTCTCGACGTCGCGCACAATCTGGCTTCGATCGAAGCCTTGCTCGCTGCGCTCGATTTGCGTTTTCCTCCGGCGAAGCAAAACGGCGGTTGTCGAATTCTGCTCTTCGCCAGCAGTCGCGACAAAGATCCCACGGGCATGCTGAAACTGCTGCTCCCTAAATTCGATCGTGTGATTGTGACGAAGTACGTCAACAATCCTCGCGCCGTAGAACCCGAAGAACTGTGCGACCTTGCCCACTCGTTAGGAGCCGGAGAAAAAGTGGAACTCGCCGCCGAGCCGCAAGCGGCTTGGCAACGGGCTCGTTCACTGGCCAGCGACAACGACTTGATCTGCATCACTGGCTCGTTCTTTCTCGCTGCAGAGTTGCGCTCGCAGTGCGTATCGTGA
- a CDS encoding YbaN family protein: MKRALLIVVGWLSVALAVAGAVLPVLPCTPFVLLAAVCFARSSPQAMRRLRRSPLLGPILRDWQRQRGMRLTAKISAVVVAIAAPAITFAVQRQLSVPFFISLAGGAAAIAIVCYLPTVRPTETSENDEEPATENVRSAA, encoded by the coding sequence ATGAAGCGTGCGCTCCTGATCGTCGTCGGCTGGCTGAGTGTCGCACTCGCCGTGGCCGGCGCGGTGTTGCCGGTGCTCCCTTGCACCCCTTTCGTCCTGCTGGCAGCCGTTTGCTTCGCACGCAGCAGCCCGCAAGCCATGCGGCGCCTCCGGCGGTCTCCTCTGCTCGGCCCCATCCTCCGCGATTGGCAACGCCAGCGCGGCATGCGCCTGACGGCCAAAATTTCGGCCGTGGTCGTGGCCATCGCCGCTCCGGCGATCACTTTTGCCGTGCAACGGCAGTTGAGCGTTCCGTTCTTCATCTCGCTGGCCGGTGGAGCGGCGGCAATCGCCATCGTCTGCTATTTGCCGACGGTTCGCCCGACAGAAACTTCTGAGAATGACGAAGAGCCGGCCACGGAAAATGTCCGCAGCGCTGCCTAA
- a CDS encoding sialate O-acetylesterase codes for MKFNVRYYLAAALALVGVGSAQAEIKLPKLFGDHMVLQRETEANLWGWAAPGEEVKVSLGEATVTTKADDSGKWKTKIKTGAAGGPHELKFKGSNEVTLKDVYLGEVWIASGQSNMEWTVSSSLNPQEEAANAKHPLIRMIKVQRIPAEKPVDDIPVDPGTKKTTPTSGWAVCSPETAPSFSAVGYYFARYLNQELAGVPVGIVNDNWGGTVCEAWTSNEALAAVPSLKYLADRKIENLPERPDPKDPTKKLPPKFDANQPAVLFNGMLAPVIPLSIRGAIWYQGESNVGRAHEYATLFPTMIADWRARFGQGDFPFLFVQLAPYRYNSSPRLAELWDAQNKTLATSPNTGMCVTTDITTIGDIHPKNKQDVGKRLALWALANTYGKKDLVYSGPLYDSSEVEGNKIRVKFKHGAGLTAKDDKPLTYFQIAGEDEKFVDAKATIDGETIVVTSEEVQKPVAVRFAWNELAEPNLFNKAGLPASPFRTDSFKLLTGPK; via the coding sequence ATGAAGTTTAATGTTCGTTACTACCTCGCCGCAGCGCTTGCGCTCGTTGGCGTTGGCTCGGCGCAGGCCGAAATCAAATTGCCCAAGCTGTTCGGCGACCACATGGTGCTGCAGCGCGAGACCGAAGCCAACCTCTGGGGCTGGGCGGCTCCGGGTGAAGAAGTGAAGGTCTCGCTCGGCGAAGCCACCGTCACCACCAAGGCCGACGACAGCGGCAAGTGGAAGACCAAGATCAAGACCGGCGCTGCCGGCGGTCCGCACGAGCTGAAGTTCAAGGGCTCGAACGAAGTGACGCTGAAGGATGTCTACCTCGGCGAAGTTTGGATCGCGTCGGGTCAGTCGAACATGGAATGGACCGTGTCGAGCTCGCTCAATCCGCAAGAAGAAGCCGCCAACGCCAAGCATCCGCTGATCCGCATGATCAAGGTGCAACGGATTCCGGCCGAAAAGCCCGTCGATGATATTCCGGTTGATCCCGGCACGAAGAAGACCACGCCGACCAGTGGTTGGGCTGTTTGCTCGCCGGAAACCGCCCCCTCGTTTTCAGCCGTTGGCTACTACTTTGCCCGTTACTTGAATCAAGAATTGGCCGGTGTGCCGGTCGGCATTGTCAACGACAACTGGGGCGGCACGGTGTGCGAAGCTTGGACCAGCAACGAAGCTCTCGCGGCTGTTCCCTCGCTGAAGTATTTGGCGGATCGGAAGATCGAAAATCTGCCGGAACGGCCCGATCCCAAAGATCCCACGAAAAAGCTGCCGCCGAAGTTCGATGCCAATCAACCTGCCGTGCTCTTCAACGGCATGCTGGCTCCGGTCATTCCGCTGAGCATTCGCGGCGCGATCTGGTATCAAGGTGAATCGAACGTCGGTCGTGCGCATGAATATGCGACGTTGTTCCCGACGATGATCGCCGATTGGCGCGCCCGCTTCGGCCAAGGCGATTTCCCGTTTCTCTTTGTGCAACTCGCTCCCTACAGGTACAACAGCAGCCCGCGCCTGGCCGAGCTCTGGGATGCGCAAAACAAGACGCTGGCGACCTCACCGAACACCGGCATGTGCGTGACGACCGACATCACCACCATCGGAGACATCCACCCGAAGAACAAGCAAGACGTGGGCAAGCGGCTGGCCTTGTGGGCCTTGGCAAATACCTACGGCAAGAAGGACCTTGTTTACTCCGGCCCGCTGTATGACTCGTCGGAAGTCGAAGGAAACAAGATCCGCGTCAAATTCAAGCACGGCGCTGGTTTGACTGCCAAGGATGACAAACCTCTGACCTACTTCCAAATCGCTGGCGAAGACGAAAAGTTCGTCGATGCCAAGGCGACCATCGATGGCGAAACCATCGTCGTCACCAGCGAAGAAGTGCAAAAGCCCGTCGCCGTTCGCTTCGCCTGGAACGAACTCGCCGAGCCGAATCTCTTCAACAAAGCCGGCCTGCCTGCTTCGCCGTTCCGGACCGACTCGTTCAAGTTGCTCACGGGACCCAAGTAG